The segment TCGTCTACGGCTTCATCGGGCAAAACCTCTGGGTTTCCCTCACCGATTGGGGGAAAAACCCCGCCCAGGCCCTGGCCCTCAGGCCCGAGCTCCGCTTCGTGGGCCTGGAAAACTACCGTGAGCTCTTCACCGGCTTCGTGGACGTGCGTTTCCGCCAAAGCGTGGTCAACCTCATCTTCTTCACCTTCTTCTTCATGGGGGGAAGCCTGGGCCTAGGCCTCCTCCTGGCCATGGCCCTGGACCGCGGGCCCAAGGGAGAAGGCTTTTTCCGCACCGTCTTCCTCTTCCCCATGGCCCTCTCCTTCGTGGTCACCGGCACCATCTGGCGCTGGCTCTTACAGCCCCAAGGCGGGGTCAACGTCCTGCCCACCCTCTTTGGCCTACCTCCCTTCCACTTTCCCTGGCTCACCACCCGGCAGCAAACCTGGGTCTTTGACTGGAACCAGCTGCCCTTTTACACCGCCTTGGCGGTGGGCCTAACCCTCTTGTACGTGGCTTGGAAAGCCCACCGGGAAGGGGAAAGGAAGCGGCTTTTCTGGAGCCTGTTGTCCAGTGGAGTCCTCCTGGTTTGGGCCTTCACCCTGGGCAGGACCACCCACCTTCTCCCCTATCCCGAACCCCACGGCTTCAGCCTAGCCCTGGTGGGGGTCATCCTGGCGGCGGTGTGGCAGATGTCCGGCTACACCATGGCCCTTTATCTGGCGGGTCTAAGGGGAATCCCCGTGGAGGTGCTGGAAGCGGCCAAGGTGGACGGGGCCAGCGAGTGGCAGACCTACCGGCACGTCGTCCTTCCCCTCCTCGCCCCCATCACCCTTTCCGCCATGATCGTCCTGGGGCACATCGCCCTGAAGATCTTCGACCTCATCTTCGCCATGGCTGGGTTGGATTACGCCCCCACCGATGTACCCGCCATCTACATGTACCTCCTGGCCTTCCGCGGCAACCAGTTCGCCAAGGGGGCGGCCATCGGCATACTCCTTTTGCTTTTGGTGGCCTTGGTGGTCATCCCCTACCTGGTAAGCCAGCTTCGGAAGGAGGTCAGGCGCTGATGGGCCGCTTCTTCCTGTACGCCCTCTTACTCCTCGCCACCCTCCTCTTTCTTCTCCCCGTCTATCTGGTGATCCTCACCGCTCTGAAGGAACCCGCCAAGATTACCCTGGACACGGTCTGGCACTGGCCGGACCCTGTGTACTGGGAGAGCTTCAAAATCGCCTGGGATGCCTTCCGGCCCAAGTTTCAAAACAGCGTGGTCTTGGCCCTCTCGGCCACGGCCCTCTCTGCCCTGGTGGGAGCCCTCAACGGCTACGTCCTGGCCAAGTGGCCCTTTAGGGGTTCCAACCTCTTGTTTGCTCTCATGCTCTTCGGGATGTTCATCCCCTACCAGAGCATCCTCATTCCCCTTTTCCAGTTCGTAAAGGCAATAGGCCTTTACGGCACCCTATGGGGCCTCATCCTGGTTCACGTGGTCTACGGCATCCCCATCGTCACCCTTATCTTCAAGAACTACTACAGTGAAATCCCCGATGAGCTGGTGGAGGCTGCCCGCATCGACGGGGCAAGCTTCTTCGGCATCTTCCGCCACGTCATCCTGCCCCTTTCTGCCCCCGCCTTCGTGGTGGTGGCCATCTGGCAGTTCACCCAGATCTGGAACGAGTTCCTCTTCGCTGTGACCCTCACCCGGCCGGAAAGCCAGCCCATCACCGTGGCCCTGGCGCAACTGGCAGGCGGTGAGGCGGTGAAGTGGAACCTGCCCATGGCCGGGGCCATCCTGGCCGCTTTACCCACCCTTCTGGTCTACATCTTCCTGGGGCGGTACTTCCTTCGGGGACTCCTGGCTGGCTCGGTGAAGGGGTAGACTCCTGCCATGCGCGCCTGGGTGCAAGAACGCCTTCCAGGCCCCATGACCCTTGAGGAGATCCCCAACCCCACGCCGGGCCGGGGAGAGGGGTGTTGAAAGTGGAGGCGGTGGGTCTGAACTTTGCCGGCCACC is part of the Thermus caldilimi genome and harbors:
- a CDS encoding carbohydrate ABC transporter permease, which encodes MRDRITAFLVLLPSLAAVGIFVYGFIGQNLWVSLTDWGKNPAQALALRPELRFVGLENYRELFTGFVDVRFRQSVVNLIFFTFFFMGGSLGLGLLLAMALDRGPKGEGFFRTVFLFPMALSFVVTGTIWRWLLQPQGGVNVLPTLFGLPPFHFPWLTTRQQTWVFDWNQLPFYTALAVGLTLLYVAWKAHREGERKRLFWSLLSSGVLLVWAFTLGRTTHLLPYPEPHGFSLALVGVILAAVWQMSGYTMALYLAGLRGIPVEVLEAAKVDGASEWQTYRHVVLPLLAPITLSAMIVLGHIALKIFDLIFAMAGLDYAPTDVPAIYMYLLAFRGNQFAKGAAIGILLLLLVALVVIPYLVSQLRKEVRR
- a CDS encoding carbohydrate ABC transporter permease — its product is MGRFFLYALLLLATLLFLLPVYLVILTALKEPAKITLDTVWHWPDPVYWESFKIAWDAFRPKFQNSVVLALSATALSALVGALNGYVLAKWPFRGSNLLFALMLFGMFIPYQSILIPLFQFVKAIGLYGTLWGLILVHVVYGIPIVTLIFKNYYSEIPDELVEAARIDGASFFGIFRHVILPLSAPAFVVVAIWQFTQIWNEFLFAVTLTRPESQPITVALAQLAGGEAVKWNLPMAGAILAALPTLLVYIFLGRYFLRGLLAGSVKG